One window from the genome of Pantoea cypripedii encodes:
- a CDS encoding MFS transporter, translated as MPVALLALALSAFAIGTTEFVIMGLLPEVAGDLQVSIPSAGWLISGYALGVAIGAPIMALLTAKLPRKRTLVLLMCIFIVGNVLCALAYSYNLLMLARIVTALCHGAFFGIGSVVAASLVVPSRQASAVALMFTGLTLANVLGVPLGTWFGQMFGWRATFWGVAIIGIFAFIALIVSLPTNKDEKPVHLASEVSALANGKLWLSLLMTVFFAAAMFALFSYIAPLLLQVTGITDRGVSWTLFLIGAGLTVGNILGGKLADWKVSFSLILSFSLIAVLSLLFSWTSHALWLAEITLFLWAMATFATVPGLQINVVRHGKEAPNLVSTLNISAFNVGNALGAWVGGAVIDKGYGLTSVPVAAAALAVVGLVVCLITFRKSGGQGEAVRA; from the coding sequence ATGCCTGTTGCATTACTGGCGCTGGCGCTGAGTGCGTTCGCCATCGGCACCACGGAATTTGTCATCATGGGATTACTGCCGGAAGTGGCGGGTGATCTGCAGGTGTCGATTCCTTCTGCGGGATGGCTGATCAGTGGCTATGCGTTGGGCGTCGCCATCGGTGCCCCGATTATGGCGCTGCTGACAGCAAAACTGCCGCGTAAACGTACCCTGGTGCTGCTGATGTGTATCTTTATCGTCGGCAACGTATTGTGTGCGCTGGCCTACAGCTACAATCTGCTGATGCTGGCGCGTATTGTCACCGCGCTGTGTCACGGTGCGTTTTTCGGCATCGGTTCCGTGGTGGCGGCCAGCCTGGTGGTACCGAGCCGTCAGGCGTCGGCAGTGGCGTTGATGTTCACCGGTCTGACGCTGGCTAACGTGCTCGGCGTACCGTTGGGCACCTGGTTTGGTCAGATGTTTGGCTGGCGAGCCACCTTCTGGGGTGTGGCGATTATCGGCATCTTCGCCTTTATCGCGTTGATCGTCAGCCTGCCCACCAACAAAGACGAAAAGCCGGTGCATCTGGCGAGCGAAGTCAGCGCGCTGGCGAATGGCAAACTGTGGCTGTCGCTGCTGATGACGGTGTTTTTTGCCGCGGCTATGTTTGCGCTGTTCAGCTATATCGCGCCGCTGCTGTTGCAGGTCACCGGGATCACCGATCGCGGCGTCAGCTGGACGCTGTTCCTGATTGGCGCGGGCCTGACGGTGGGTAACATCCTTGGCGGCAAACTGGCTGACTGGAAAGTCTCTTTCAGCCTGATCCTCAGCTTCTCACTGATTGCGGTGTTATCGCTGCTGTTCAGCTGGACCAGCCATGCGCTGTGGCTGGCAGAGATCACCCTGTTCCTGTGGGCGATGGCGACCTTCGCCACCGTACCGGGGCTGCAAATCAACGTGGTACGTCACGGTAAAGAAGCGCCAAACCTGGTATCGACCCTGAACATTTCTGCGTTTAACGTCGGCAATGCGCTGGGTGCCTGGGTCGGCGGCGCGGTGATCGACAAAGGCTACGGCCTGACCTCGGTGCCGGTGGCGGCGGCGGCGCTGGCGGTGGTTGGCCTGGTGGTCTGCCTGATTACCTTCCGTAAATCAGGCGGGCAGGGCGAGGCGGTGCGCGCTTAA
- the lysA gene encoding diaminopimelate decarboxylase translates to MPRPLNNTATALTAANLLPLAQRYAGPFWAYDASVIQQRIAQLSQFDVVRFAQKACSNIHILRLMRAAGVKVDSVSLGEIERALAAGYQPGGEDIVFTADVFDQPTLARIAELKVPVNAGSVDMLHQLGAVSSGHAVWLRINPGFGHGHSQKTNTGGENSKHGIWHSDLPQALAAIQQHGLRLVGLHMHIGSGVDYGHLQQVCDAMVDQVVAFGQDLEAISAGGGLSIPYRFGEEAIDTDHYYGLWNGARERIAAHLGHAVKLEIEPGRFLVAESGVLVSQVRAVKEMGSRHFVLVDAGFSDLMRPAMYGSYHHISLLPADGRAVDENQTVASVVAGPLCESGDVFTQLEGGKVETRALPVAQVGDYLVFHDTGAYGASMSSNYNSRPLIPEVLFENGSAREIRRAQTIQELLALEL, encoded by the coding sequence ATGCCACGTCCATTGAATAACACCGCCACGGCGCTGACTGCCGCCAATTTGCTGCCACTGGCGCAGCGCTATGCCGGCCCGTTCTGGGCTTATGATGCCAGCGTCATCCAGCAGCGCATTGCGCAGCTGAGCCAGTTCGACGTGGTGCGCTTCGCCCAGAAAGCCTGCTCGAATATCCATATTCTGCGCCTGATGCGTGCGGCAGGAGTGAAGGTGGATTCCGTGTCGCTGGGAGAGATTGAGCGTGCGCTGGCTGCCGGTTATCAGCCGGGTGGCGAAGATATCGTGTTCACCGCGGACGTGTTCGATCAACCCACGCTGGCACGTATTGCCGAGCTGAAAGTGCCGGTGAACGCCGGTTCGGTGGATATGCTGCATCAACTCGGGGCGGTATCCAGCGGCCATGCGGTGTGGCTGCGCATTAACCCTGGCTTTGGTCATGGCCACAGCCAGAAAACCAACACCGGCGGCGAGAACAGCAAGCACGGTATCTGGCACAGCGATCTGCCGCAGGCGCTGGCGGCGATCCAGCAGCATGGTCTGCGCCTGGTGGGCCTGCATATGCATATCGGTTCTGGCGTCGATTACGGTCACCTGCAACAGGTGTGCGACGCGATGGTCGATCAGGTGGTAGCCTTTGGTCAGGATCTGGAGGCGATCTCTGCCGGTGGCGGTTTGTCGATCCCTTACCGCTTCGGTGAAGAAGCGATCGATACCGATCACTACTACGGCCTGTGGAACGGCGCGCGTGAACGTATCGCGGCGCACCTGGGACATGCGGTGAAACTGGAAATCGAACCGGGTCGTTTCCTGGTGGCGGAATCGGGTGTGCTGGTTTCACAGGTTCGTGCGGTGAAAGAGATGGGTAGCCGTCATTTCGTGCTGGTGGATGCGGGCTTCAGTGACCTGATGCGTCCGGCGATGTACGGCAGTTATCACCATATCTCACTGCTGCCTGCCGATGGCCGCGCGGTGGATGAAAACCAGACGGTAGCAAGCGTGGTGGCCGGTCCGCTGTGTGAATCGGGCGATGTCTTTACCCAGCTGGAAGGTGGCAAGGTGGAAACCCGTGCCTTACCGGTGGCCCAGGTCGGTGATTATCTGGTATTCCACGATACCGGCGCTTATGGCGCATCGATGTCATCCAACTACAACAGCCGCCCGCTGATCCCGGAAGTGTTGTTTGAAAATGGCAGCGCACGCGAAATTCGCCGCGCGCAGACCATCCAGGAGCTGCTGGCGCTGGAGCTGTAA
- a CDS encoding LysR family transcriptional regulator, translating into MAKINWRHIEIFHAVMTSGNLTQAATLLHTSQPTVSRELARLEQQLGLQLFERVRGRLQPTVQGLRLFEEVQRSWYGLDRIMDAAEGLRQFRQGELSIACLPVFSQSLLPPLCQPFLQRYPQVSMNIIPQESPLLEEWLSAQRYDLGLTETQHAPAGTERVALLTCDEVCVLPPQHPLCQRAVLTPQDFHGQNYVSLSRSDSYRQLLDTLFHEQGVERRLVLETHSAASVCAMVRAGVGVSIVNPLTALDYADSGVVMRRFSIAVPFTISLVRPQHRPASALVDHFCDHLQQQVAAFPQRIAERLA; encoded by the coding sequence ATGGCAAAAATTAACTGGCGACATATCGAAATTTTCCACGCGGTGATGACCAGCGGCAATCTGACCCAGGCGGCCACGCTGCTGCATACCTCGCAGCCCACCGTCAGCCGTGAACTGGCGCGGCTGGAGCAGCAGCTCGGGTTGCAACTGTTTGAACGGGTACGTGGCCGCTTACAACCCACGGTGCAGGGGCTGCGCCTGTTCGAAGAAGTCCAGCGCTCGTGGTACGGGCTGGATCGCATCATGGATGCCGCCGAAGGTTTACGTCAGTTCCGTCAGGGCGAGCTCTCCATCGCCTGCCTGCCGGTGTTTTCCCAATCGCTGCTGCCGCCGTTGTGCCAGCCCTTTTTGCAGCGTTATCCACAGGTAAGCATGAACATCATTCCGCAGGAGTCACCGCTGCTGGAGGAGTGGCTGTCGGCGCAGCGTTACGATCTGGGTCTGACGGAAACCCAGCATGCCCCGGCAGGCACCGAACGTGTCGCGCTGCTGACCTGCGATGAAGTTTGTGTGCTGCCACCGCAGCATCCGTTGTGCCAGCGTGCGGTGCTGACGCCGCAGGATTTCCACGGGCAAAACTACGTCAGCCTGTCGCGCAGTGACAGCTATCGCCAGTTGCTGGATACGTTGTTTCATGAGCAAGGGGTGGAACGACGGCTGGTGCTGGAGACACACAGCGCCGCGTCGGTGTGCGCGATGGTGCGCGCCGGGGTGGGGGTTTCGATCGTGAACCCGCTGACGGCGCTGGATTACGCCGACAGCGGTGTGGTGATGCGCCGGTTTAGCATTGCGGTGCCGTTTACCATCAGCCTGGTACGCCCGCAACACCGTCCGGCGTCTGCGCTGGTGGATCACTTCTGCGACCATCTGCAACAGCAGGTCGCCGCGTTCCCCCAGCGCATTGCCGAGCGGCTGGCTTAA
- a CDS encoding serine protease: MRWLMALTIGCLSGCSVGHYEYSKEAQKRVDMTFTGIPTVLGVGSLGSVIPLTPEYSLTAAHVAKYSMYRVKAWHPECDLAVVYHKNSEADLPPHFRNGRIGDSINLYGYSFISAMPVASTGQNLINTTLANDWNKASCVVVAANAGVVKGMSGGAVYNADDNTLAGVIVGYSSRINDNHSGKTLYKDVALYIPYARFQKWLDGVMKS, translated from the coding sequence ATGCGATGGCTCATGGCCTTAACGATTGGCTGTCTGAGTGGCTGCTCGGTCGGGCACTACGAATACAGTAAAGAAGCGCAAAAGCGCGTCGATATGACCTTCACCGGCATTCCTACCGTGCTGGGTGTAGGCTCGCTCGGTTCGGTGATTCCCCTGACCCCCGAGTACAGCCTGACGGCTGCGCACGTGGCGAAATACTCGATGTATCGGGTGAAGGCCTGGCACCCCGAATGTGACCTTGCCGTGGTGTACCACAAAAACAGCGAGGCGGATCTGCCACCGCATTTTCGCAATGGCCGGATTGGTGACAGCATCAATCTCTATGGCTACAGCTTTATCAGCGCCATGCCGGTGGCTTCCACCGGTCAGAACCTGATCAATACCACGCTGGCGAATGACTGGAACAAAGCCAGCTGCGTCGTCGTCGCCGCCAATGCAGGCGTGGTGAAGGGTATGTCCGGTGGGGCGGTGTATAACGCCGACGATAACACCCTCGCCGGAGTGATCGTCGGCTACAGCAGCCGGATTAACGATAACCACAGCGGCAAAACGCTTTACAAGGATGTGGCGCTGTATATCCCTTATGCGCGCTTCCAGAAGTGGCTGGATGGGGTGATGAAATCGTAA